A genome region from Aurantiacibacter sp. MUD61 includes the following:
- a CDS encoding DUF6492 family protein — MKRRVCVVTVTYRGDIDLFEQLCQSMDETMPEMEHHVLVDPSDLDLFGRSAGPNRLIIDASTLLPQFHQFTIGARRLWWRWPFYIARGWTYQQLVKIAYASELDHDAILLVDSDMVFLRAVEDGDVFEGDRVRLYLRPGQADGPEFAKWHDVASRALGLPETGYTGSDYISTAVIWSPQVVRAMIARIEASTGRKWHDALIANFRFSEYITYGIFCQHVSGLHTDLIAATQKELCHCSWHYDLKTEEGVAAFVAELAPHHAGVLIQSNLGLTEVRRAELLARFRPS; from the coding sequence ATGAAACGGCGCGTGTGTGTGGTTACCGTGACCTATCGCGGTGACATCGACCTGTTCGAGCAGCTTTGCCAAAGCATGGATGAGACCATGCCTGAGATGGAGCATCACGTGCTTGTCGACCCGTCCGACCTCGATCTGTTTGGGCGCTCCGCCGGGCCAAATCGCCTCATCATCGACGCTTCAACTCTGCTGCCACAATTTCACCAATTCACTATCGGCGCACGGCGGTTGTGGTGGCGCTGGCCGTTCTACATTGCGCGCGGCTGGACCTACCAGCAGCTCGTCAAAATCGCTTACGCCAGCGAGCTTGATCACGATGCAATCTTGCTGGTCGATAGCGATATGGTTTTCCTACGCGCTGTGGAGGACGGTGACGTTTTCGAAGGCGACCGCGTCCGGCTTTATCTTCGTCCAGGCCAGGCGGACGGTCCGGAATTTGCCAAATGGCACGATGTCGCCTCGCGCGCTCTGGGCCTTCCCGAAACAGGCTATACCGGCAGCGATTACATCTCGACCGCTGTGATCTGGAGCCCGCAGGTCGTGCGCGCGATGATTGCGCGGATCGAGGCATCGACGGGCCGCAAATGGCACGATGCGCTGATCGCGAATTTCCGCTTCTCGGAATACATCACTTACGGAATCTTCTGTCAGCACGTCTCCGGGCTGCACACCGATCTGATCGCGGCGACGCAGAAAGAGCTGTGCCATTGTTCGTGGCATTATGATCTCAAGACCGAAGAAGGGGTGGCCGCCTTCGTCGCAGAGCTGGCGCCGCACCACGCGGGCGTCCTGATCCAGTCGAACCTCGGATTGACCGAGGTAAGGCGCGCCGAATTGCTCGCGCGATTCAGGCCATCATGA
- a CDS encoding glycosyltransferase family 2 protein: MTGRAPKVSVLVLGYNSRPYLSACLQSVAAAVGPYSFEILFLNNGSDESEDLVRREFPEVRVLPPAGNIGFAAGVNRLADHAQGEWLLNLNPDTVLEPESIARLVDFAEENPKFGAVGGLNVDAEGEALSITHARLPSLRSMLRRFLGVQSRLADHADTGSPGYAEVETLCGGFFLMRRDLWLELAGFDESFFLYCEEFDLFKRMQSGGYKAALVPESRVFHDVGSGTPLAPDRIFYQVVANAHYAHKHFGRAKAWLAIILIWLSAATRYLYAALLSWRGGRYPAMKQAFAKPALKPQSWMAGFNAPGADPRKQARS; this comes from the coding sequence ATGACGGGCCGGGCTCCCAAAGTCAGCGTGCTTGTGCTCGGCTACAACTCGCGGCCTTATCTGTCAGCGTGCCTGCAGTCAGTCGCGGCTGCGGTGGGCCCGTACAGCTTCGAAATTCTCTTCCTCAACAACGGCAGCGATGAATCCGAGGATCTGGTCCGGCGGGAATTCCCGGAGGTGCGCGTGCTGCCTCCCGCGGGCAATATCGGCTTTGCAGCGGGAGTGAACCGTCTGGCCGATCACGCGCAAGGAGAATGGCTGCTGAACCTCAATCCCGATACCGTGCTGGAACCGGAAAGTATCGCCAGGCTGGTGGACTTCGCCGAAGAGAATCCAAAGTTCGGGGCGGTGGGCGGACTCAATGTCGATGCCGAGGGCGAGGCCTTGAGCATCACCCATGCCCGCCTACCAAGCCTGCGTTCGATGCTGCGTCGTTTTCTTGGTGTGCAGTCCCGCTTGGCGGACCATGCAGACACAGGCTCACCCGGATATGCGGAAGTGGAAACGCTATGCGGAGGTTTCTTCCTGATGCGGCGCGACCTGTGGCTGGAACTTGCCGGTTTTGACGAAAGCTTCTTTCTCTATTGCGAGGAATTCGACCTGTTCAAACGCATGCAATCGGGCGGGTACAAGGCTGCACTTGTCCCTGAAAGCCGCGTATTTCACGATGTCGGCAGCGGCACACCGCTCGCACCCGATCGCATCTTCTATCAGGTCGTGGCGAATGCCCATTACGCGCATAAGCATTTTGGGCGAGCAAAGGCTTGGCTCGCCATCATCCTCATCTGGCTTTCTGCGGCTACGCGCTACCTCTATGCCGCGCTGCTTTCCTGGCGCGGAGGGCGCTATCCAGCGATGAAACAGGCCTTTGCCAAGCCAGCGCTCAAACCCCAAAGCTGGATGGCGGGCTTCAATGCACCGGGCGCAGACCCCCGCAAGCAGGCGCGAAGTTAG
- a CDS encoding class I SAM-dependent methyltransferase: MMTSLAKNWLPKPLFNWLKAKRDARRRATLKAAGSRAEIFSAVYREKMWGGSGEKFHSGWGSHRAAVVEPYVTAVSDYLQSLPTKPDVCDLGCGDFAVGVQLRPYCDRYIACDIVPELVERNRKQFADCDVDFRTLDLVTDPLPEAQVLLVRQVFQHLSNGDIAATLPKLKRYRAIIATEDVPDGEFEPNHDKPAGFDVRLSTGSGVDLAAPPFNFEHRSSRVLCRATHNGQVLLTTLYEPL, encoded by the coding sequence ATGATGACCAGCCTCGCCAAGAACTGGCTTCCGAAACCTCTTTTCAATTGGCTCAAGGCGAAACGCGATGCCCGACGCCGCGCAACACTTAAGGCTGCGGGCAGCCGCGCCGAAATATTCTCTGCCGTCTATCGGGAGAAGATGTGGGGTGGATCGGGAGAGAAATTTCATTCCGGCTGGGGCAGTCATCGCGCCGCTGTGGTCGAGCCCTATGTGACCGCCGTGAGCGACTATCTGCAATCGCTGCCGACGAAGCCCGATGTCTGCGATCTTGGTTGCGGCGATTTTGCCGTCGGCGTGCAATTGCGCCCCTACTGCGATCGCTACATCGCCTGCGATATCGTGCCCGAACTGGTTGAGCGCAATCGCAAGCAATTCGCCGATTGCGATGTGGATTTCCGCACGCTCGACCTCGTCACAGATCCGCTGCCTGAAGCGCAAGTTCTGCTGGTGCGGCAGGTTTTCCAGCACCTTTCCAATGGCGATATTGCAGCCACCCTTCCGAAGCTGAAACGCTACCGCGCCATCATCGCCACCGAAGATGTGCCTGATGGTGAGTTCGAGCCCAATCACGACAAGCCCGCGGGCTTCGACGTGCGTCTTTCGACGGGCTCCGGGGTCGATCTGGCAGCGCCGCCTTTCAATTTCGAACATCGCTCTTCGCGTGTGCTGTGCCGCGCTACGCACAATGGCCAGGTGCTGCTGACCACGCTTTACGAGCCGCTATAG
- a CDS encoding spike base protein, RCAP_Rcc01079 family: MIDEFDNTADSPIAPAQSCFAITPSDTLDLPMATKGIYIGVGGDVNVLSLRGDQPVLFRNVPDGAIIDVRVQQILASGTTADAIVGLA; the protein is encoded by the coding sequence GTGATTGATGAATTCGACAACACCGCCGACAGCCCGATTGCCCCTGCGCAAAGCTGCTTTGCCATCACGCCGTCGGACACGCTCGACCTGCCGATGGCGACCAAGGGCATCTACATCGGCGTCGGCGGTGACGTGAATGTACTGAGCCTGCGCGGCGACCAGCCGGTGCTGTTCCGCAATGTGCCCGATGGCGCGATTATCGACGTGCGAGTGCAGCAGATCCTTGCCAGCGGCACGACAGCCGACGCGATCGTGGGCCTCGCCTGA
- a CDS encoding class I SAM-dependent methyltransferase: MRFKKAIGRALPYPLIENVRRWLYAGSRKCPVCQNSVRRFLDYGYGFDVLERLEVVGGRRREADVCPVCHSSARERLIWLWLSKNGEGFRFPHSIRIAHFAPEKGLSRRLSQAAPAGYTAYDLDPARYRHTANVQRADLSSLPMEDGSVDLLVCNHVLEHVPDVAQALGEITRVMADGATAILQVPIAMALGQAIELSPDSTAKEREEKLGQDDHLRLFDLGGYLETLKSAGLEVLQYSAFADDADAARAWQLDPAEILFVCTK, translated from the coding sequence ATGCGTTTCAAGAAAGCCATCGGCCGCGCGCTTCCCTACCCTCTGATCGAGAATGTGCGGCGATGGCTCTACGCAGGCTCCCGAAAGTGTCCGGTATGTCAGAACAGCGTGCGGCGCTTTCTCGATTATGGCTATGGCTTCGACGTGCTTGAGCGGCTCGAAGTTGTCGGCGGACGACGACGGGAGGCCGATGTCTGCCCGGTGTGCCATTCTTCCGCGCGTGAGCGGCTGATCTGGTTGTGGCTTTCGAAGAATGGCGAGGGGTTTCGCTTTCCGCACAGCATCCGCATCGCCCACTTCGCACCCGAGAAGGGGCTATCGCGGCGTCTCTCCCAAGCTGCTCCGGCAGGCTATACTGCCTATGACCTCGACCCGGCGCGTTATCGGCACACCGCCAATGTGCAGCGCGCGGATTTGAGTTCGTTGCCTATGGAGGACGGCTCGGTCGATTTGCTGGTCTGCAACCATGTGCTGGAACACGTCCCCGATGTTGCACAGGCGCTCGGCGAAATCACACGCGTCATGGCCGATGGCGCGACCGCGATCCTGCAGGTCCCCATCGCTATGGCGCTCGGTCAGGCCATCGAACTGTCACCCGATAGCACAGCCAAAGAGCGCGAGGAGAAGCTGGGTCAGGACGATCACCTGCGATTGTTCGACTTGGGCGGATATCTCGAGACCCTGAAATCCGCCGGACTAGAAGTGCTGCAATACAGCGCATTTGCCGATGACGCTGATGCCGCACGCGCGTGGCAACTCGATCCGGCGGAAATTCTGTTCGTCTGCACCAAGTGA
- a CDS encoding acyltransferase family protein, with protein MQSTISARSVLASAPTFKDAYAAHGDRAPGFDTLRLIAASAVVLHHAGALSHDIVRDDVIYAFSERYTHLGLLAVSVFFALSGFLVTPGLLKSGSVLDYLSRRFMRIMPLLATVVLLTIFVVGPLLTSLPLERYFTAQETWAYLRNITTLLSLTLPGVTSYDGGSAINSPLWSLHFEWLCYGILAAGSFTGMLRYRWAFALLYVSAIAALTGIFGPSPDAAQNAWTYLLLYLFAYFGSGVLIFLFRDIIRWSLTLMVVALVALLLSLWSGVGGIIAPFLVTYLVVGCGLIRFPWGGVLAKVDLSYGVYLTHSVMLTLLVHYTGLQSWLGLFGAGLALSMLAAWLSWRLIERPALRHKHWPADMVRRVFGIAKPEERRA; from the coding sequence ATGCAAAGCACAATCTCTGCCCGATCGGTGCTAGCCAGCGCGCCGACGTTCAAGGACGCTTATGCTGCGCATGGAGACCGGGCACCGGGCTTCGACACGCTACGCCTGATCGCCGCAAGCGCAGTCGTCCTGCATCACGCCGGCGCGCTGAGCCACGACATTGTGCGCGATGATGTGATCTACGCATTCTCCGAGCGATACACCCATCTTGGCCTGCTCGCGGTGTCGGTATTCTTCGCTTTAAGCGGCTTTTTGGTGACGCCGGGGCTGCTGAAAAGCGGCAGCGTGCTCGATTACCTAAGCCGACGGTTTATGCGCATCATGCCGCTGTTGGCGACTGTCGTTTTGCTCACGATATTTGTGGTCGGGCCGCTGCTCACCAGCCTGCCGCTCGAGCGATATTTCACCGCGCAAGAGACGTGGGCCTACCTCCGCAATATCACCACGCTGCTGAGCCTCACGCTGCCTGGGGTCACCAGCTACGATGGCGGCAGTGCGATAAACTCACCGCTCTGGTCGCTGCATTTCGAATGGCTCTGTTACGGCATCCTCGCCGCCGGCTCGTTTACCGGAATGCTTCGCTATCGCTGGGCTTTTGCGCTGCTCTACGTGTCGGCAATCGCTGCGCTGACCGGCATCTTCGGCCCATCTCCGGACGCGGCGCAGAACGCCTGGACCTATCTGCTCCTGTACCTTTTCGCCTATTTCGGGAGCGGGGTGCTGATCTTCCTTTTCAGAGACATCATCCGCTGGTCACTTACGCTGATGGTCGTCGCGCTGGTCGCCCTGCTCTTGTCTCTATGGAGCGGCGTGGGCGGGATCATCGCGCCGTTCCTTGTTACCTATCTGGTGGTCGGCTGCGGTCTCATTCGCTTCCCTTGGGGAGGCGTCCTGGCGAAGGTGGATTTGTCCTATGGAGTCTATCTGACGCATAGCGTGATGCTTACGCTGCTGGTCCACTACACCGGTTTGCAATCATGGCTGGGCCTGTTCGGGGCAGGGCTTGCGCTATCCATGCTGGCGGCATGGCTCAGCTGGAGGTTGATCGAGCGCCCTGCCCTGCGCCACAAGCATTGGCCTGCAGATATGGTGCGGCGTGTATTCGGCATCGCGAAACCTGAGGAAAGGAGGGCCTGA
- a CDS encoding lipopolysaccharide biosynthesis protein — translation MALRQALARSSQMVGGTLGNLLFQLIRNKLLALALGPAGVGWIALVNNLVETTATVAGGGVSDALNRELARKRPAFTQREIFSTALGIALLIAAIAMPAVGVALAWVVPQTLNFGLLALGVVVAIAGATGWRILAGLFLGLGLARRMALATLAGAAANLVLTAILLSLGATEPLLFVMLSPLCVAICGLIAARSRLPALIERAAIRALPAKGPVLQIALPVSIGLLLDPLTSLYLRSAVGLQLGEVAIGLLQPGFLFVLLAASIFNAIAGITIVRWDQSHERALSRRYALLLGAALALPLLGIFVIWLLQPVYPFLISLLFADEFRSGASAVPWLLAGEALRMGGALFLFTFLSRQLGYLTILPRLAGLLTAIAMIELSPQLTIELAAQSYAVAFVANFALSLVLWLGLQLRLRGAGEAV, via the coding sequence ATGGCTCTTCGGCAGGCCCTTGCTCGCAGTTCGCAAATGGTAGGCGGGACGCTCGGCAATCTGCTGTTCCAGCTGATCCGCAACAAGCTGCTGGCTCTCGCGCTGGGCCCTGCCGGGGTCGGTTGGATCGCTCTGGTCAACAATCTCGTCGAAACGACTGCGACGGTCGCAGGCGGCGGAGTCAGCGATGCATTGAACCGCGAATTGGCGCGCAAGCGACCGGCTTTCACCCAGCGGGAGATTTTCTCGACTGCACTTGGAATTGCGCTTCTTATCGCGGCGATCGCAATGCCTGCGGTTGGCGTGGCGCTAGCCTGGGTCGTTCCGCAGACGCTGAACTTCGGACTGCTGGCGCTGGGTGTGGTGGTGGCGATTGCCGGAGCGACGGGCTGGCGCATCCTCGCCGGACTGTTCCTCGGCCTGGGGCTGGCACGAAGGATGGCGCTGGCGACACTCGCTGGCGCTGCGGCCAATCTGGTGCTCACCGCAATTCTCCTATCGCTGGGCGCGACCGAGCCATTGCTCTTTGTGATGCTCTCACCGCTGTGTGTGGCCATTTGCGGATTGATCGCAGCGCGCAGCCGCCTGCCTGCGCTCATCGAACGCGCCGCAATCCGCGCTCTCCCCGCCAAAGGCCCCGTTCTCCAAATCGCTCTACCGGTATCGATCGGCCTGCTGCTTGATCCGCTGACCTCGCTCTATCTGCGCTCTGCCGTTGGTCTACAGCTTGGCGAGGTTGCAATAGGCTTGCTGCAGCCGGGGTTCCTTTTCGTGCTGCTGGCGGCGAGCATTTTCAACGCCATCGCCGGCATTACCATCGTGCGATGGGACCAATCGCATGAGCGCGCCTTGTCTCGCAGATACGCTTTGCTGCTCGGCGCGGCACTCGCTTTGCCCCTCTTGGGAATATTCGTGATCTGGCTTCTCCAGCCGGTCTACCCGTTCCTCATTTCGTTGCTCTTCGCCGATGAATTCCGCAGCGGGGCAAGTGCAGTCCCGTGGCTGCTTGCAGGTGAAGCGCTGCGCATGGGCGGGGCGCTGTTCCTGTTCACCTTCCTGTCGCGCCAGCTAGGTTATTTGACGATCCTGCCGCGCCTTGCCGGTCTGCTAACCGCCATTGCGATGATCGAGCTGAGCCCGCAGCTAACCATCGAGCTGGCGGCGCAAAGCTATGCCGTTGCCTTCGTTGCGAATTTCGCGCTCTCACTGGTCTTGTGGCTGGGGCTGCAATTGCGGCTTCGAGGCGCAGGCGAGGCTGTCTAG
- the rfbB gene encoding dTDP-glucose 4,6-dehydratase yields the protein MANLLITGGAGFIGGNFVHYWAENHPDDALIVLDSLTYAGNRETIAGVVQAELVVGDIRDTALVEKLLRERGIATLVHFAAESHVDRSISGSDPFIETNVLGTNSLLKAARAVWLDEGSGKPHRFHHISTDEVYGSLGPDDPPFSEATPYQPNSPYSASKAASDHLVRAYHQTFGLEVTTSNCSNNYGPYQYPEKLIPLFLLNALHGKPLPIYGDGMNVRDWLHVRDHCRAIEACLTNGTAGETYNIGGGAELANMAVIDRICAEVDRAFAEDESLASRFPDAPASHGRSSAELKTFVPDRKGHDRRYAIDDSKARTELGYRAERDFDEGIRETLRWYLENEAWWRAVSAR from the coding sequence TTGGCTAATCTGCTGATCACCGGCGGCGCGGGATTTATCGGCGGCAATTTCGTCCATTACTGGGCCGAAAACCATCCCGATGATGCGCTGATCGTCCTCGACAGCCTGACCTATGCCGGCAACCGGGAAACGATTGCCGGTGTCGTGCAAGCGGAACTGGTGGTCGGCGATATTCGCGATACGGCGCTGGTGGAAAAACTGCTGCGCGAGCGCGGGATTGCAACGCTGGTGCATTTCGCCGCCGAGAGCCATGTCGACCGATCGATCAGCGGGTCGGATCCCTTCATCGAGACCAATGTGCTGGGCACAAACAGCCTGCTGAAAGCGGCGCGCGCGGTCTGGCTGGATGAGGGATCGGGCAAGCCGCACCGCTTCCACCATATTTCGACCGACGAAGTTTACGGCTCGCTCGGGCCGGACGATCCGCCCTTCAGCGAAGCGACACCTTACCAGCCCAACTCCCCTTACTCCGCGTCCAAGGCGGCGTCCGATCACCTGGTGCGTGCCTATCATCAGACCTTCGGGCTGGAAGTGACGACCAGCAATTGCTCGAACAATTACGGGCCGTACCAATATCCCGAAAAGCTGATCCCGCTGTTCCTGCTCAATGCGCTGCACGGCAAGCCGCTGCCGATCTACGGCGACGGGATGAATGTGCGCGACTGGCTGCATGTTCGCGATCATTGCCGTGCGATCGAGGCCTGCCTCACAAACGGCACGGCGGGCGAAACATACAATATCGGCGGCGGGGCAGAGCTTGCGAACATGGCGGTGATCGACCGTATCTGCGCCGAGGTGGACCGGGCCTTCGCGGAGGATGAAAGTCTCGCCTCGCGCTTCCCCGATGCTCCCGCATCGCATGGCCGTTCATCCGCCGAGCTGAAGACCTTCGTGCCCGACCGCAAGGGGCATGATCGGCGCTACGCGATCGACGACAGCAAGGCGCGTACAGAGCTGGGATACCGGGCGGAGCGGGACTTCGACGAGGGAATTCGCGAAACGCTTCGCTGGTATCTGGAGAATGAGGCGTGGTGGCGGGCCGTTAGCGCTCGCTAG
- the rfbD gene encoding dTDP-4-dehydrorhamnose reductase, with protein sequence MKVLVTGAAGQLGRAVIDLAPHAAQVVGVDKQDCDLSDANAVRAMVADHAPDLIINCAAYTAVDQAESEPEMAQAINADAVAALVAAHAGRIVHVSTDFVFDGASSRPYRPEDSRNPLSAYGRTKATGEDHLRESDLLIRTAWLYAAGGQNFVRTMLRLMAEQDELRVVADQIGCPTWAPGLAKTIWGLVATEAKGTYHHSDAGVASWYDFAVAIQEEARAMGLLQSSIPITPIASADYPTPAKRPAISLLDSSKTRQLLEDGYTHWRINLWHMLRAEKHLG encoded by the coding sequence ATGAAGGTTCTTGTGACGGGAGCAGCGGGCCAGCTTGGCCGCGCGGTGATCGATCTGGCCCCGCATGCGGCGCAGGTCGTTGGCGTCGATAAGCAGGATTGCGACCTCTCCGATGCCAATGCTGTGCGGGCGATGGTGGCCGATCACGCGCCGGACCTGATCATCAATTGCGCGGCCTATACCGCCGTCGATCAGGCGGAGAGCGAGCCCGAAATGGCGCAGGCGATCAATGCCGATGCTGTTGCAGCACTGGTCGCGGCGCATGCGGGCAGGATCGTGCATGTCTCGACCGATTTCGTATTCGACGGCGCATCAAGCAGGCCATATCGCCCAGAGGATAGCCGTAATCCGCTCTCGGCCTACGGCCGAACCAAGGCGACGGGCGAAGATCATCTGCGCGAGTCCGATCTGCTGATCCGCACAGCTTGGCTCTATGCTGCAGGCGGGCAGAATTTCGTGCGCACCATGCTGCGCCTCATGGCCGAGCAGGACGAGCTGCGCGTCGTCGCCGATCAGATCGGTTGCCCTACCTGGGCACCAGGCCTTGCCAAAACGATCTGGGGTCTTGTCGCGACGGAGGCGAAGGGCACGTATCATCACAGCGATGCGGGCGTTGCGAGCTGGTATGATTTCGCTGTCGCCATTCAGGAAGAAGCGCGCGCGATGGGTCTGTTGCAAAGCAGCATTCCGATCACTCCTATCGCGTCTGCCGACTATCCCACCCCTGCGAAGCGCCCCGCCATCTCTCTTCTCGACAGCAGCAAGACGCGGCAGCTGCTGGAGGATGGCTACACCCATTGGCGCATAAACCTGTGGCACATGCTGCGCGCGGAGAAGCATCTTGGCTAA
- the rfbC gene encoding dTDP-4-dehydrorhamnose 3,5-epimerase — translation MQVTPCAIDGPLIIEPRVISDDRGFFCESWNAAAFAEAGIDARFVQDNHSRSDRGVLRGLHFQNPQAQAKLIRVVNGAVFDVAVDLRRSSPTFGQWVGMELSASNKRMLWLPRGFAHGFLTLEDGTDFLYKCDAYYTPQHEHTLAWDDPALGIEWPMPKNDIQLSEKDRNGTALSVIETFA, via the coding sequence ATGCAGGTGACGCCCTGCGCCATCGACGGCCCACTGATCATTGAGCCGCGCGTCATCAGCGATGATCGCGGGTTTTTCTGCGAAAGCTGGAATGCCGCTGCATTCGCCGAAGCCGGGATCGACGCGCGATTCGTGCAGGACAATCACTCACGCTCTGACAGGGGCGTGCTGCGGGGGCTGCATTTCCAGAATCCGCAGGCGCAGGCGAAGCTCATTCGCGTGGTGAACGGCGCGGTGTTCGACGTGGCGGTCGATTTGCGCCGGAGCTCGCCGACGTTCGGGCAATGGGTGGGGATGGAATTGTCGGCCAGCAACAAGCGAATGCTCTGGCTTCCGCGCGGCTTCGCGCATGGTTTTCTGACGCTCGAGGACGGCACCGATTTCCTCTATAAGTGCGACGCATATTATACACCGCAGCACGAGCATACGCTGGCGTGGGATGATCCGGCCCTCGGCATCGAATGGCCAATGCCAAAAAATGACATCCAGCTGTCTGAGAAAGACCGCAATGGCACAGCGCTCAGCGTGATTGAGACCTTCGCATGA
- the rfbA gene encoding glucose-1-phosphate thymidylyltransferase RfbA — MQRKGIILAGGTGTRLYPLTRGLSKQLMPIYDKPMIYYPLSTLMLAGIRDILIITTPEDQEQFQRLLGDGSGLGISLSYAVQPQPEGLAQAFHIGADFLGGSPCALVLGDNIFYGHGLQKLLESASAEDTGASIFAYRVNHPEAYGVVDFDAEGKARSIEEKPAAPKSPYAVTGLYFFDDTVLERARGLIPSARGELEITDLIRLYLDDDALSVEIMGRGFAWLDTGTHASLLDAASYVRITEERQGLKICCPEEIAWRQGFIDDAQLEAIAKPLETSGYGEYLLRLLGEGAR, encoded by the coding sequence TTGCAACGCAAAGGCATCATTCTGGCAGGCGGCACGGGCACGCGCCTCTACCCGTTGACGCGCGGCCTCTCCAAACAGCTGATGCCGATCTATGATAAGCCGATGATCTATTATCCGCTCAGCACGCTGATGCTGGCGGGTATTCGCGATATCCTGATCATCACGACGCCGGAGGATCAGGAGCAATTCCAGCGCCTGTTGGGCGATGGATCGGGGCTCGGCATTTCGTTGTCTTACGCCGTTCAGCCTCAGCCCGAGGGTTTGGCGCAGGCCTTCCACATCGGGGCGGATTTCCTCGGCGGATCGCCATGCGCGCTCGTTCTGGGAGACAACATCTTTTATGGGCACGGGCTGCAGAAATTGCTCGAAAGCGCCTCCGCTGAAGATACCGGTGCGAGCATCTTTGCCTACCGGGTCAACCATCCCGAAGCCTATGGCGTGGTGGATTTTGACGCAGAGGGCAAAGCGCGATCGATCGAAGAAAAGCCCGCCGCGCCAAAGTCGCCATACGCCGTTACGGGCCTCTATTTCTTCGACGATACGGTGCTCGAGCGCGCGCGCGGCCTCATCCCATCGGCGCGCGGAGAGCTGGAAATTACCGATCTCATCCGGCTTTATCTGGACGACGACGCTCTGTCGGTCGAAATCATGGGCCGCGGGTTTGCGTGGCTGGATACCGGCACCCATGCTTCGCTTCTGGATGCGGCGAGTTACGTGCGGATCACCGAGGAGCGGCAGGGCCTGAAAATCTGCTGTCCCGAAGAAATCGCGTGGCGACAGGGCTTCATCGATGATGCGCAGCTGGAAGCGATTGCCAAGCCTCTAGAGACGTCCGGCTATGGCGAATATCTGCTGCGGCTGCTGGGTGAAGGGGCGCGCTGA
- a CDS encoding nucleotidyltransferase family protein codes for MKSPVAANTEQAPDLPGLDGALAAMLRGQQPAWQDAWIGVSGEAAAVDRIRYHGVALALIESGQEFPGWPDIVVESIREEARLQVLWEASHKDALSPLLERFGAQQVDCLMMKGTATAYLLHETPAVRRRGDSDLLIRPHQLAAARETLQESGWTRHEVDYFGQESWLFDTGMGFVHTVDLHWRSVGTPFLAKTFGDDELFETSVPLPRLCAEARTLAPPLLLLRGVLNQALHGLSGYIQGDAPVFARDRLIWLLDTALLMQRFSDADWDAVVAAAEARGMRKLCLEELRKAEMHFDATLPESVATRLGADRDATGVESYFARGSAAARLWMDVGALEGVTPRLAFLRRHVFPAEDALARRFPNAAHWPAPVLHARRIASGLKNLIGRKGG; via the coding sequence GTGAAATCGCCCGTCGCCGCAAATACCGAGCAAGCGCCCGATTTGCCGGGGCTGGACGGCGCGCTCGCTGCGATGCTGCGCGGCCAACAGCCGGCTTGGCAGGACGCGTGGATAGGGGTGTCAGGCGAAGCGGCAGCTGTAGACCGCATTCGCTATCACGGGGTCGCTCTCGCGCTGATAGAAAGCGGGCAGGAATTTCCGGGCTGGCCCGACATAGTGGTCGAAAGCATTCGCGAGGAAGCGCGGCTTCAGGTCCTGTGGGAAGCGTCACACAAAGACGCGCTTTCGCCATTGCTTGAACGATTTGGCGCGCAGCAGGTCGACTGCCTGATGATGAAGGGAACGGCGACTGCCTATCTGCTGCACGAGACACCGGCCGTGCGCAGGCGGGGAGACAGCGACCTATTGATCCGGCCACATCAACTGGCCGCCGCGCGCGAAACTTTGCAAGAAAGCGGCTGGACGCGTCACGAGGTCGATTACTTCGGTCAGGAAAGCTGGTTGTTCGATACCGGCATGGGGTTCGTTCATACCGTCGATTTGCACTGGCGCAGTGTGGGCACGCCCTTCTTGGCCAAGACATTCGGGGATGATGAGCTTTTCGAGACATCGGTCCCGCTTCCGCGTCTTTGCGCTGAAGCGCGCACGCTTGCGCCGCCGCTCCTGCTGCTGCGCGGTGTGCTCAATCAGGCTCTGCACGGCCTGTCGGGATACATTCAGGGAGATGCGCCAGTGTTCGCCCGGGACCGGTTGATATGGCTGCTCGACACCGCGCTTTTGATGCAGCGGTTCTCCGATGCTGACTGGGATGCTGTTGTTGCGGCGGCGGAGGCGCGCGGAATGCGGAAGCTGTGCCTCGAAGAGCTGCGCAAAGCCGAGATGCACTTCGATGCAACGCTGCCGGAGAGTGTCGCAACACGGCTCGGCGCTGACCGTGATGCGACGGGTGTCGAAAGCTACTTTGCGCGCGGATCGGCTGCCGCGCGCCTCTGGATGGATGTGGGTGCACTTGAAGGCGTTACGCCGCGCCTCGCCTTCCTTCGCCGACATGTATTTCCCGCCGAGGACGCTCTTGCCCGCCGCTTCCCGAATGCCGCGCATTGGCCCGCGCCGGTCCTGCATGCACGCCGCATCGCAAGCGGACTTAAAAACCTGATTGGGCGCAAAGGCGGCTAA